The following are from one region of the Sphingobium sp. MI1205 genome:
- a CDS encoding NADH:flavin oxidoreductase, with protein sequence MNTPPSPKLFEPVQVGTLALANRTVMAPMTRCFAPNGVVGPDVAGYYRRRAEGGVGLIVTEGTWIDHPTASNEDRAPRFYGDDALQGWRHVVEEVHGAGGRIIPQLWHVGMTRRAQIENLYEAIEEDMSLKSSPSGYLNVDEQVAEGSSEADIIALIEAYAKGAATAKALGFDGVELHGAHGYLIDQFLWHGTNRRTDGWGGPTLAERARFAVEVVRACRREVGPGFPIIFRFSQWKQQDYNAKLATSPEELASMLEPLADAGVDIFHASQRRFWETEFAGSPLNLAGWARKLTGRPSITVGSLGIEREMLDTMFSGTEEPSTLGRLGILNEMLERGDFDLVAIGRSLLVDPHWVDKVRRMAHHELQPYSPASLGSLS encoded by the coding sequence ATGAATACGCCCCCCAGCCCAAAGCTGTTCGAGCCAGTTCAGGTGGGGACGCTGGCCCTGGCCAATCGCACGGTGATGGCGCCGATGACGCGCTGCTTCGCACCCAACGGCGTGGTGGGCCCGGATGTCGCGGGCTATTATCGACGCCGGGCCGAAGGCGGCGTGGGGCTGATCGTGACGGAGGGCACATGGATCGACCATCCCACAGCCTCCAATGAGGATCGCGCGCCGCGCTTCTACGGTGACGACGCCTTGCAGGGCTGGCGACATGTGGTGGAGGAAGTGCACGGCGCTGGCGGGCGCATCATCCCCCAGCTGTGGCATGTCGGCATGACCCGCCGGGCACAGATCGAAAATCTCTATGAGGCGATCGAAGAGGATATGAGCCTCAAGTCCAGCCCGTCCGGCTATCTCAATGTCGATGAGCAGGTCGCGGAGGGCAGCAGCGAGGCGGACATCATCGCCCTCATCGAAGCCTATGCCAAGGGCGCGGCGACGGCCAAGGCGCTGGGCTTCGATGGCGTCGAACTGCATGGCGCGCATGGCTATCTGATCGACCAGTTCCTATGGCACGGGACCAATCGCCGCACCGACGGCTGGGGCGGGCCGACGCTCGCCGAACGCGCGCGCTTCGCGGTGGAAGTGGTGCGCGCCTGCCGCCGCGAAGTGGGACCGGGTTTCCCGATCATCTTTCGCTTCTCGCAGTGGAAGCAGCAGGATTATAATGCGAAGCTGGCGACATCGCCGGAGGAACTCGCCAGCATGCTGGAGCCGCTGGCCGACGCGGGCGTCGATATTTTCCATGCCTCGCAGCGCCGTTTCTGGGAAACGGAATTTGCCGGCAGCCCGCTCAATCTGGCCGGCTGGGCGCGCAAGCTGACCGGGCGCCCTTCGATCACGGTCGGATCGCTCGGCATCGAGCGGGAAATGCTGGACACCATGTTTTCGGGCACCGAAGAGCCGTCCACCCTGGGGCGGCTCGGCATCCTGAACGAAATGCTGGAGCGCGGCGATTTCGACCTGGTGGCGATTGGCCGGTCCTTGCTGGTCGATCCGCATTGGGTCGACAAGGTTCGCCGCATGGCGCATCACGAACTGCAACCCTACAGCCCCGCTTCACTCGGCAGTCTCTCCTGA
- a CDS encoding SDR family NAD(P)-dependent oxidoreductase, whose translation MMSLKDKVAVVLGASAEGGTGWAIAEALAEAGAKVVVAARSMGDLQRLADKIGGLAVQCDAGSEADIAALARAAADAHGAIDIAVNSAALPVISMIKDVTMEQLQQGVQVNYFAHVHFIRHMTEVMNDGGSITLISSNSTVQPQPPHFAYACAKAATDCLVGYAALEYGHRGIRVNSLLPGPIKSALASGLFSIPGVEELYASHVPLGRIGLPRDYADTVVFLSGPTYITGVNLPVSGGNHLTGMPRMEEIESGADAYRSEKTA comes from the coding sequence ATGATGAGCCTGAAGGACAAGGTTGCCGTGGTGCTGGGTGCATCGGCGGAAGGCGGAACGGGATGGGCGATCGCAGAAGCGCTGGCGGAAGCGGGCGCCAAAGTGGTCGTCGCCGCGCGTTCCATGGGCGACCTGCAGCGACTCGCCGACAAGATCGGCGGCCTGGCGGTGCAATGCGACGCCGGTAGCGAAGCGGACATCGCCGCCCTCGCCCGCGCCGCAGCCGACGCGCATGGCGCGATCGACATCGCGGTCAATTCGGCTGCCCTGCCCGTCATTTCCATGATCAAGGACGTGACGATGGAGCAGTTGCAGCAGGGCGTGCAGGTCAATTATTTCGCCCATGTCCACTTCATCCGCCACATGACCGAGGTGATGAATGACGGCGGTTCCATCACCCTTATTTCCTCCAACAGCACCGTGCAGCCGCAGCCGCCGCATTTCGCCTATGCCTGCGCGAAGGCGGCGACAGATTGCCTGGTGGGCTATGCCGCGCTGGAATATGGCCATCGCGGCATTCGTGTGAATTCGCTGTTGCCAGGGCCCATCAAATCGGCGCTCGCGTCCGGCCTGTTCTCCATCCCCGGTGTGGAAGAGCTGTACGCGAGCCATGTGCCGCTGGGCCGCATCGGCCTGCCACGCGACTATGCCGACACGGTCGTTTTCCTGTCGGGCCCGACATACATCACCGGCGTCAACCTGCCGGTGAGCGGCGGCAACCATCTGACGGGTATGCCGCGAATGGAGGAGATTGAAAGCGGCGCCGACGCATATCGGTCCGAAAAGACGGCCTGA
- a CDS encoding nuclear transport factor 2 family protein yields the protein MSEELEKNKQVVRAFLAALGKGDVDGLAQVLDPTIQAVATGTSFMSGTRGYDEILSTAGTLGTITKNGIDFQILNLTAEEDRVSAEVRGKSTLTNGTPYNNEYHFLFTVRGGRIVKISEYFCTKLVEDAFAPLMAQQ from the coding sequence ATGTCGGAAGAACTGGAAAAGAACAAACAGGTCGTCCGTGCCTTCCTTGCCGCCCTGGGCAAAGGGGATGTGGATGGCTTGGCGCAGGTGCTGGACCCGACAATCCAGGCGGTCGCGACAGGCACCAGCTTCATGTCGGGCACGCGCGGCTATGATGAGATTCTTTCGACGGCCGGGACGCTCGGCACGATCACCAAAAATGGCATTGATTTCCAGATCCTCAACCTGACGGCGGAGGAGGACCGTGTGTCGGCCGAGGTACGGGGCAAATCTACCCTGACCAACGGCACGCCCTATAATAATGAATATCATTTCCTCTTCACGGTGCGCGGCGGCCGGATCGTGAAGATTTCGGAATATTTCTGCACCAAGCTGGTGGAGGATGCGTTCGCGCCCCTCATGGCCCAGCAATAA
- a CDS encoding TetR/AcrR family transcriptional regulator, with protein MEIRTGSRTAAARRSQEERSATSRASLIDSAIRHMRERGIAATSMTEIAAEANLTRGAIQHHFSSRKELILAAVRELDDRLSQKFDGFTVPDGVQGIDRVAALYDHVVALTASADAVAVYDLLSASRGDPVLKHKTVELQRPLTEKFRQFWRRNLDGHLPRDLIEASLNIALLMSQGVAMAQLLTQSSDTIDRAMAAFRVMLLESVGARL; from the coding sequence ATGGAAATACGCACAGGCAGCAGGACGGCCGCGGCGCGCCGGTCGCAGGAAGAACGCAGCGCCACCTCGCGCGCGAGCCTGATCGACAGCGCGATCCGGCACATGCGCGAACGCGGCATCGCTGCGACCAGCATGACCGAGATCGCGGCGGAGGCCAATCTGACGCGGGGCGCCATCCAGCATCATTTCAGCAGCCGGAAGGAACTGATCCTGGCCGCCGTGCGCGAACTGGACGACCGGCTCTCTCAGAAGTTCGACGGCTTTACGGTGCCTGATGGCGTGCAGGGCATCGACCGGGTGGCGGCGCTTTACGACCATGTCGTGGCGCTCACCGCCTCCGCCGACGCAGTCGCGGTTTACGACCTGTTGAGCGCCAGCCGGGGTGATCCGGTGTTGAAGCACAAGACGGTCGAGTTGCAGCGGCCCCTGACCGAAAAGTTCCGCCAGTTCTGGCGCCGCAATCTGGATGGGCACTTGCCCCGCGACCTTATCGAAGCCAGCCTCAATATCGCGCTGTTGATGAGCCAGGGCGTCGCGATGGCCCAGTTGCTCACGCAGTCGTCCGACACGATCGATCGCGCCATGGCGGCATTCCGGGTCATGCTGCTGGAATCGGTCGGCGCCCGCCTCTGA
- a CDS encoding cytochrome P450 encodes MTTGTLEPDALFDFTSPALLANPHATLAELRQRGPVVKARVPGGMDAYLVTSHAAVAEATKRAEDFSSQMGHLTNRPNMDNHEALAILAEAGKSGSGLLLVSDDPDHKRYRALVNAVFAQGRIANLQPLIERIVTQLLDDMAQKNEADFVNEFAVLLPTYVIADILGLDRDHWHLVRKWSDAAILLVSRMGTAEQEVEAAKNVVEFIRFIRERLAVRRQQPADDLISNLVNIGVDGVAPLNDDEAAALTLEIAVAGNETTRNTLMSGLVQLLRHPEQIEMLRKDPTLIANAVEELLRYETPATSMWRIATRDTELAGTAIPQGAAVLLRFDAANRDPARFEKPDQFDITRKDARNHVAFGAPGIHRCLGQMLARKELVIALPALFSRLKDIHILESSDTDYWPGLLHRGITSLHIGYKANSEA; translated from the coding sequence ATGACGACCGGCACCCTCGAGCCTGACGCGCTGTTCGATTTCACGTCCCCGGCTCTGCTGGCGAACCCCCATGCGACGCTGGCCGAGCTGCGCCAGCGCGGGCCAGTGGTGAAGGCCAGGGTGCCCGGCGGCATGGACGCCTATCTCGTCACCAGCCATGCCGCCGTTGCCGAAGCGACCAAACGGGCCGAGGATTTCTCCTCACAGATGGGGCATCTCACCAACCGTCCGAACATGGACAATCATGAAGCGCTCGCCATTCTGGCGGAGGCGGGCAAGTCCGGTTCGGGGCTGCTGCTGGTGTCCGACGATCCGGACCACAAACGCTATCGCGCGCTGGTCAACGCCGTGTTCGCGCAAGGACGCATCGCCAATCTCCAGCCGCTGATCGAACGGATCGTGACGCAGTTGCTGGACGATATGGCGCAGAAGAATGAAGCGGACTTCGTCAACGAATTCGCGGTGCTGCTGCCCACCTATGTGATCGCCGACATATTGGGGCTCGACCGCGATCATTGGCATCTGGTGCGCAAATGGTCGGACGCCGCCATCCTGCTGGTCAGCCGCATGGGAACGGCGGAGCAGGAAGTCGAAGCGGCGAAGAATGTCGTGGAATTCATACGCTTCATCCGGGAACGGCTGGCGGTGCGGCGACAGCAGCCGGCGGACGACCTGATCTCAAACCTGGTGAACATCGGCGTGGACGGCGTGGCGCCGCTCAACGACGATGAAGCCGCGGCGCTGACGCTGGAGATCGCGGTCGCGGGCAACGAAACCACGCGTAATACGCTGATGAGCGGCCTGGTGCAGCTGCTCCGCCACCCCGAGCAGATCGAGATGCTGCGCAAGGACCCCACGTTGATAGCCAATGCGGTGGAGGAATTGCTGCGCTATGAGACGCCGGCGACGTCGATGTGGCGTATCGCCACACGCGACACGGAACTGGCGGGCACGGCAATTCCGCAAGGAGCCGCCGTGCTGCTGCGTTTCGATGCGGCCAATCGTGATCCGGCCCGCTTCGAAAAGCCGGACCAGTTCGACATCACCCGCAAGGACGCCCGCAACCATGTCGCCTTCGGCGCGCCGGGCATCCACCGCTGTCTGGGCCAGATGCTGGCGCGCAAGGAACTGGTGATCGCCCTGCCCGCGCTGTTCTCGCGGCTGAAGGACATTCATATCCTGGAAAGCAGCGATACCGATTATTGGCCGGGGCTGCTACATCGCGGCATCACGAGTCTGCATATCGGGTACAAGGCGAACAGCGAGGCTTGA
- a CDS encoding aromatic ring-hydroxylating oxygenase subunit alpha, with the protein MSNVARKVEITKGYGTKERPVTQEVWDKEAFFPDHVSLRVHGDIEPDHRHFDHSIYFDPKIAAAEFEFIWEKSWLYIGREEDLPEVGDRMPVSVGRRSYMIVHSAEDEFKAYYNSCPHRGTELCATKENAQSIRCPYHGWEWQNGGKLKRIPSHWDFKEITPNNGSLPEVRLERWGGFLFINADKNAPSLMDALGMIPEHFKEYDYANRYTHGHFRREMDCNWKVAQEAFQEAYHLYATHPEAVPFAGDAQGKYDVWATKGSHVGRNSTYSAIPSAHAPLDTDPVASAQMFMQATGDWHYPGYPVTQLDPAKDLREQVADWIRGAFKAKHGIDSAVPDAILLDSLLYFFYPHSCFWLSEAVPFTYQFWPHATDPNKSYFEVRMLYPVKAGEKRPPATPRVDIGPDGSIFTAMQDRFGFLAYIFDQDCGNLPRVQRGAHSANIENPTTHLGAYQESIIQQWNLIILDAIEKGIAAKAAATA; encoded by the coding sequence ATGTCAAATGTTGCGCGCAAGGTGGAAATAACCAAAGGCTATGGCACCAAGGAACGTCCCGTCACCCAGGAGGTGTGGGACAAGGAGGCGTTTTTCCCCGACCATGTCTCGCTGCGCGTTCATGGCGACATCGAACCGGATCATCGCCATTTCGATCATTCCATCTATTTCGATCCGAAGATTGCCGCCGCTGAATTCGAATTCATATGGGAAAAGAGCTGGCTCTATATCGGCCGCGAGGAAGACCTGCCCGAAGTCGGCGACCGCATGCCGGTCAGCGTCGGCCGCCGGTCCTACATGATCGTCCATTCCGCCGAGGATGAGTTCAAGGCCTATTATAACAGCTGTCCCCATCGCGGCACCGAATTGTGCGCCACCAAGGAAAATGCCCAATCGATCCGCTGCCCCTACCATGGATGGGAATGGCAGAACGGCGGCAAGCTGAAGCGTATCCCCAGCCACTGGGACTTCAAGGAAATCACCCCGAACAACGGCAGCCTGCCCGAAGTGCGGTTGGAGCGGTGGGGCGGATTCCTGTTCATCAACGCGGACAAGAACGCGCCGTCGCTGATGGATGCGCTGGGCATGATCCCTGAACATTTCAAGGAATATGACTACGCCAATCGCTATACCCATGGCCATTTCCGGCGTGAAATGGATTGCAACTGGAAGGTAGCGCAGGAAGCGTTCCAGGAAGCCTATCACCTCTACGCCACCCATCCCGAAGCGGTCCCCTTCGCGGGCGATGCGCAGGGCAAATATGACGTGTGGGCGACCAAGGGCAGCCATGTCGGCCGCAATTCGACCTATTCCGCCATCCCTTCGGCCCATGCGCCGCTGGACACGGACCCGGTCGCTTCAGCGCAAATGTTCATGCAGGCCACCGGCGACTGGCACTATCCGGGCTACCCGGTCACGCAGCTTGATCCCGCCAAGGATCTGCGGGAGCAGGTAGCCGACTGGATCCGTGGCGCATTCAAGGCGAAGCATGGCATAGACAGCGCGGTTCCCGACGCGATCCTGCTCGATTCCCTGCTCTATTTCTTCTACCCGCATAGCTGCTTCTGGCTGTCCGAAGCGGTGCCTTTCACCTACCAGTTCTGGCCGCATGCCACCGACCCGAACAAGAGCTATTTTGAAGTGCGCATGCTCTACCCGGTGAAGGCCGGCGAAAAGCGGCCCCCGGCGACGCCGCGTGTCGATATCGGCCCGGACGGGTCGATCTTCACCGCGATGCAGGACCGGTTCGGCTTCCTCGCCTATATCTTCGATCAGGATTGCGGCAATCTGCCCCGTGTCCAGCGCGGCGCGCATTCGGCCAACATTGAAAACCCGACGACCCATCTGGGCGCCTATCAGGAATCAATCATCCAGCAGTGGAACCTGATCATCCTTGATGCCATCGAGAAGGGAATTGCCGCAAAGGCTGCGGCAACCGCCTAA
- a CDS encoding SDR family NAD(P)-dependent oxidoreductase — translation MRLGLDDKVALVSGGSAGMGRAIALELAEEGAAVMVVARREDPLRDTVAEIEKWGGRAAWISADMTVEADIRRVVAETRATFGDPDIVIGNVRSVLRYSFDDASYDDFRQSNEQVVLSLAMLARETYPAMQRKGFGRFVNLGSVCSKEPHRFFDIVLSNTYRVAAVGLARSLSNELAPHGITVNTIAPGSIATGLNEETQGGGEEARPRREDPPVIQIGRHGRPDEVSGLVAFLCSERASYITGQTIAVDGGWTRGLF, via the coding sequence ATGAGGCTGGGGCTGGATGACAAGGTTGCGCTCGTGTCCGGCGGCAGCGCCGGCATGGGGCGCGCCATCGCGCTGGAACTGGCTGAGGAAGGCGCGGCCGTCATGGTCGTCGCGCGGCGGGAGGACCCGCTGCGCGATACCGTCGCTGAAATAGAGAAATGGGGCGGACGCGCCGCCTGGATCAGCGCGGACATGACGGTGGAAGCCGACATCCGCCGCGTCGTGGCGGAAACGCGTGCGACGTTTGGCGACCCGGACATCGTCATCGGAAATGTCCGGTCGGTGCTGCGCTATAGTTTCGACGACGCATCCTATGATGATTTCCGACAGAGCAATGAACAGGTCGTTCTGTCGCTGGCGATGCTGGCGCGGGAAACCTATCCGGCGATGCAGCGGAAGGGCTTTGGCCGCTTCGTCAATCTGGGGTCGGTCTGTTCCAAGGAACCGCACCGCTTCTTCGACATCGTGCTGTCCAACACCTATCGCGTCGCGGCGGTGGGCCTGGCGCGCAGCCTGTCCAACGAACTGGCGCCGCATGGCATCACGGTCAACACCATCGCCCCCGGCAGCATCGCCACTGGCCTGAATGAGGAAACGCAGGGCGGCGGAGAAGAGGCGCGTCCCCGGCGCGAGGACCCGCCGGTGATCCAGATTGGCCGGCACGGACGCCCGGACGAAGTATCGGGGCTGGTCGCGTTCCTCTGTTCGGAGCGGGCGAGCTATATCACCGGGCAGACGATCGCCGTCGACGGCGGCTGGACGCGCGGCCTGTTTTGA
- a CDS encoding nuclear transport factor 2 family protein — MTPQEMLAREAIRYTIELYNKAADNAQYELHHQVFHPDALFEVQGKGELKGPEAIIAMLHPAAKRRGAFESGKFQRHNLTTTMIEFTGPDSAKVVTYIIVVTELGIDHSGRYDDEFVRSGDRWLIMRRRATMEWARPDSRFTRWLGQATPLASESE; from the coding sequence ATGACCCCGCAGGAAATGCTCGCCCGAGAGGCGATCCGCTACACGATCGAACTTTACAACAAGGCGGCGGACAACGCGCAATATGAGCTGCACCATCAGGTCTTTCATCCCGACGCCCTGTTCGAAGTGCAGGGCAAGGGCGAACTGAAGGGCCCCGAGGCGATCATCGCGATGCTCCACCCCGCGGCCAAACGGCGCGGCGCGTTCGAGAGCGGGAAGTTCCAGCGCCACAACCTGACCACGACGATGATCGAGTTCACCGGACCGGACAGTGCGAAGGTCGTGACCTATATCATCGTCGTGACGGAACTCGGCATCGATCACAGCGGCCGCTATGATGACGAGTTCGTACGGAGCGGGGATCGCTGGCTGATCATGCGGCGGCGCGCGACGATGGAATGGGCAAGGCCGGATTCGCGCTTCACCCGGTGGCTGGGGCAGGCTACCCCCTTAGCGAGCGAAAGCGAATAG
- a CDS encoding TIGR03857 family LLM class F420-dependent oxidoreductase gives MEVTRYPEFGCYALPGHISDPTAAIGEIRDAERLGFGSVWISERFAAKNADVLSGAAAMLSPSMGIAAGLIQNLPLRHPIVAAGYAATMAKLTGDRFALGIGRGTDSFADASGTPRVNFRIMEDYITILRQLWRGEAVNYEGRLGTIRGLRLGVDLPTTPPIICAAMGEKTLKWAGRHADGVVFNSLWTPQAVERSARLVRQGAEEAGRDPASVRIWTILVTACDVPEEAMLNYVVRRMNTYILFPGMFDAICDANGWDKAEAVRLREALARFDSNRPAGTMGDESTTRDIDQLRAMADLYPRSWIEDGNAVGSGWDGANAALARLAAGADGILFHGSAPAEMVGVLRAWQDIRPASLAMRPVNPGL, from the coding sequence ATGGAAGTGACCCGCTATCCGGAGTTCGGCTGCTATGCCCTGCCCGGCCATATTTCCGATCCCACCGCCGCGATTGGCGAGATACGCGATGCCGAACGGCTGGGCTTCGGGTCGGTCTGGATTTCGGAGCGGTTCGCGGCAAAAAATGCCGACGTCCTGTCGGGCGCTGCGGCGATGCTGTCACCCTCCATGGGAATCGCGGCCGGGCTGATCCAGAATCTGCCGCTGCGCCACCCGATCGTCGCCGCTGGCTATGCCGCGACCATGGCGAAGCTGACCGGCGACCGGTTCGCGCTGGGCATCGGGCGCGGAACCGACAGTTTTGCGGACGCGAGCGGGACGCCACGGGTGAATTTCCGCATCATGGAGGATTATATCACGATCCTGCGCCAGCTGTGGCGCGGGGAGGCGGTGAATTATGAGGGGCGGCTGGGGACGATCCGGGGTCTGCGCCTGGGCGTCGACCTGCCGACGACGCCGCCGATCATCTGCGCGGCGATGGGCGAAAAGACGCTGAAATGGGCCGGGCGCCACGCCGACGGGGTCGTTTTCAATTCGCTGTGGACGCCGCAGGCGGTCGAACGGTCGGCAAGGCTGGTGCGGCAGGGCGCGGAGGAAGCCGGGCGCGATCCCGCTTCGGTGCGGATCTGGACGATCCTGGTCACCGCCTGCGATGTGCCGGAGGAGGCGATGCTCAACTATGTCGTCCGCCGCATGAACACCTATATTCTGTTCCCCGGCATGTTCGACGCGATCTGCGACGCCAATGGCTGGGACAAGGCGGAGGCGGTGCGCCTGCGCGAGGCTCTCGCCCGGTTCGACAGTAATCGCCCAGCGGGCACGATGGGCGACGAGAGCACCACCCGGGACATCGACCAGTTGCGCGCGATGGCGGACCTTTATCCCCGAAGCTGGATCGAGGACGGCAATGCCGTCGGCTCCGGCTGGGACGGTGCGAACGCTGCCCTCGCCCGGCTGGCCGCAGGTGCCGACGGCATCCTGTTCCACGGCAGCGCGCCTGCCGAAATGGTGGGGGTGCTGCGGGCCTGGCAGGACATCCGCCCCGCCAGCCTGGCGATGCGTCCGGTCAATCCCGGGCTCTGA
- a CDS encoding TetR family transcriptional regulator, with translation MKATPAAVPDLPDAKRRLILEAERAFGEQGIAAASLRDISEAAGHRNKFAAQYHFGDRNGLIRAVLEYRRPHVDRLRQVFLDARGAAPETASPHLLVLAILEPLLLSEDRHELAAYGRFLYALLHYDVEGSLWQDSASTAPVTHRIYAALRRHAGQLSDESWKMRLRAFGRCCIDFIANRKLLLPGGDPPPPPRMEEVAAMLVAMLTIDAPAAH, from the coding sequence ATGAAGGCGACCCCTGCCGCCGTACCCGATCTCCCCGACGCGAAGAGGAGGCTCATCCTCGAAGCGGAACGGGCGTTCGGCGAGCAGGGGATCGCCGCCGCCTCGTTGCGCGACATTTCGGAGGCGGCGGGGCATCGCAACAAGTTCGCCGCCCAATATCATTTCGGTGACCGGAACGGCCTGATCCGCGCTGTCCTCGAATATCGTCGCCCTCATGTCGACCGGTTGCGACAGGTCTTTCTGGATGCGCGCGGTGCGGCGCCGGAAACGGCGTCCCCGCATCTGCTGGTGCTCGCCATTCTGGAGCCGCTGCTGCTGAGTGAGGACCGCCATGAACTGGCGGCCTATGGGCGCTTTCTCTATGCCCTGCTCCATTATGATGTGGAGGGCAGCCTGTGGCAGGATTCGGCATCGACCGCGCCCGTCACCCACCGCATCTATGCTGCCCTTCGCCGCCATGCCGGCCAGCTGTCGGACGAAAGCTGGAAGATGCGGCTACGGGCTTTCGGGCGCTGCTGCATCGACTTCATCGCCAACCGCAAGCTGCTGCTGCCGGGGGGCGATCCCCCGCCGCCGCCCCGGATGGAGGAGGTCGCCGCCATGCTGGTGGCGATGCTGACGATCGACGCGCCGGCCGCACATTAG
- a CDS encoding nuclear transport factor 2 family protein: protein MSDAIEQIRLLKARYFRFMDGKDWAGLRTLFTDDVILDVRGGLAPSKIDDSYAEPPVRGADEAVAFLRGALDATVSIHQGYMPEITIIDDENASGIWAMADIIRAPEGAPFREMRGHGHYHETYRRIGGDWRIATLRLTRLAVDIS from the coding sequence ATGTCCGACGCGATCGAACAGATCCGCCTGCTCAAGGCGCGCTATTTCCGCTTCATGGACGGGAAGGACTGGGCGGGGTTGCGCACCCTGTTCACCGATGACGTGATCTTGGACGTGCGCGGCGGTCTGGCGCCCAGCAAGATCGACGACAGCTATGCGGAACCGCCGGTGCGCGGCGCCGATGAAGCGGTCGCCTTCCTGCGCGGCGCGCTGGATGCGACAGTGTCGATCCACCAGGGTTACATGCCCGAGATCACGATCATCGATGATGAAAATGCGTCCGGCATCTGGGCGATGGCCGACATAATCCGCGCGCCGGAAGGGGCGCCCTTCCGCGAAATGCGGGGCCATGGCCATTATCACGAAACCTATCGCCGCATCGGCGGGGACTGGCGCATCGCCACGCTGCGCCTCACCCGGCTGGCGGTCGACATCAGCTGA
- a CDS encoding aminoglycoside phosphotransferase family protein, with protein MQVSAEQVRQVYQSEVHDRPVTRADEVPPSYMSITREWLDDVLCADVPGAQVANFSFDERDDGSSNRRRIFLSYNAAGEAAGLPATVFCKAAESLENRIVLGVSDTARAEADFYNLVQPQLSIPTPKARYARFDPQSFAYLIMMDDMAQGVRFPDERTTLTRQQAEQMAVTLAGFHSRFYQSEALGTAALPFTTWPVWWANQMKGAPDFPDFCDKGFEAVEEHLPARLVARRAEVWPATEKSVARHNELPHTLIHSDVHLKNWFILPDDRMGLHDWQLTTIGHWSRDFVFSTTTALTVEQRREWHLDLLRIYISEMERHGVPKIDFDDAFLNVRQQLMTAFAFWTITMCPTGDMPDMQPVRTTVEFLKRMGTAIDDYDVLDSF; from the coding sequence ATGCAGGTTAGTGCGGAGCAGGTGCGCCAGGTGTATCAGTCGGAGGTGCATGACCGCCCGGTTACGCGTGCGGACGAAGTGCCGCCTTCCTATATGTCCATCACCCGCGAATGGCTCGACGATGTTCTGTGCGCCGATGTGCCTGGCGCGCAGGTGGCCAACTTCTCCTTCGACGAGCGCGATGACGGGTCGTCGAACCGTCGGCGCATCTTCCTTTCCTACAATGCGGCGGGGGAGGCGGCAGGCCTGCCCGCGACCGTCTTCTGCAAGGCGGCCGAGTCGCTGGAAAACCGGATCGTGCTCGGCGTGTCCGACACCGCCCGGGCCGAGGCGGACTTCTACAATCTGGTCCAGCCGCAATTGAGCATTCCCACGCCGAAGGCGCGCTACGCCCGCTTCGACCCGCAAAGCTTCGCCTATCTCATCATGATGGATGACATGGCGCAGGGCGTGCGCTTCCCCGACGAGCGGACGACGCTGACCCGTCAGCAGGCGGAGCAGATGGCCGTCACGCTCGCTGGCTTTCACAGCCGTTTCTACCAGAGCGAAGCGCTGGGCACGGCGGCGCTGCCGTTCACGACCTGGCCGGTCTGGTGGGCGAACCAGATGAAAGGCGCGCCGGACTTTCCGGATTTCTGCGACAAGGGTTTCGAGGCCGTCGAGGAGCATCTGCCCGCCCGGCTCGTGGCGCGGCGGGCTGAAGTATGGCCGGCGACCGAAAAGTCGGTCGCGCGCCATAACGAACTGCCCCACACGCTGATCCACAGCGACGTGCACCTCAAAAACTGGTTCATCCTGCCCGACGACCGCATGGGCCTGCACGACTGGCAGCTCACCACGATCGGCCACTGGTCGCGCGACTTCGTCTTTTCGACCACGACCGCGCTGACGGTCGAGCAGCGCCGCGAATGGCATCTTGACCTGCTGCGCATCTATATCAGCGAGATGGAGCGGCACGGCGTGCCGAAGATCGACTTCGACGACGCGTTCCTCAACGTCCGTCAGCAGCTGATGACCGCTTTCGCCTTCTGGACCATCACCATGTGCCCGACCGGCGACATGCCCGACATGCAGCCGGTGCGCACGACCGTGGAATTCCTGAAGCGCATGGGCACCGCGATCGACGATTACGACGTCCTCGATTCTTTCTGA